The following are encoded together in the Myxococcales bacterium genome:
- a CDS encoding amidohydrolase — translation MLLARFSLPLLLSAAACGAPTAQLGPPPKVTPRTLPHAAARQPPWLADETDAAEPTARQPQAVLVRGARLLLGDGRVIERGFLLFADGKIKSLGSGDGSAPASARVLDARGKVVTPGLIDTHSHIGVYPVPQALAHQDGNEATSPVTAGVRALDAFWAQDPAIERAVAGGVTTLQVLPGSANLVGGRAVTIKLRRATTGNDMRFAGAPAGLKMACGENPKRVYGERKQTPSTRMGNLAAQREAFLAAAKLREAWRTWRDNDTRRSDEFGKKRAEYAAKRQERSARRSWCRTQTEAKKRRQCEAWERDWAKDELEEPQIPPEVLPPDRDLGAETIAAVLDGKILLHIHCYRADDMTRMLALTDEMGVKVRSFHHALEAYKIRGELARRNIAVSTWADWWGFKLEAYDGIPENIALVASAGGRPVVHSDSAEGIQRLNQEAAKALYSGIHSGIAIDPSRAITWVTQNPAWALGIEDRVGTLAAGKDADVVIWSGDPLSVYARAELVFIDGVLRFDSKSPGPHSSDYEAAP, via the coding sequence GTGCTCCTCGCGAGGTTCTCTCTCCCGCTCCTGCTCAGCGCAGCCGCCTGCGGGGCGCCGACTGCGCAGCTCGGCCCTCCACCCAAGGTGACGCCACGGACTCTGCCCCACGCCGCAGCTCGGCAGCCCCCTTGGCTCGCGGACGAGACGGACGCAGCCGAACCCACGGCGAGACAGCCTCAGGCAGTCCTGGTGCGGGGTGCGAGGCTCTTGCTTGGTGACGGTCGGGTCATCGAGCGCGGGTTCTTGCTGTTCGCGGACGGCAAGATCAAGAGCCTCGGCTCCGGCGATGGCAGTGCGCCGGCCTCGGCGCGGGTGCTCGACGCTCGAGGCAAAGTGGTCACCCCAGGGCTCATCGACACCCACTCGCACATCGGCGTGTATCCCGTGCCCCAGGCCCTGGCCCACCAGGACGGCAACGAGGCAACTTCACCCGTGACCGCCGGCGTGCGGGCGCTCGACGCGTTCTGGGCGCAGGACCCGGCGATCGAACGCGCCGTCGCCGGCGGGGTGACCACGCTCCAGGTACTGCCAGGCTCCGCGAATTTGGTCGGCGGGCGAGCGGTGACCATCAAACTTCGGCGGGCGACAACGGGCAACGACATGCGTTTTGCCGGCGCACCTGCCGGGCTGAAGATGGCCTGCGGAGAAAACCCGAAGCGGGTGTACGGCGAGCGCAAACAGACTCCGTCGACGCGCATGGGGAACCTGGCGGCGCAGCGCGAGGCGTTTCTCGCAGCGGCCAAGCTCCGAGAAGCCTGGCGCACGTGGCGCGACAACGACACACGGCGCAGCGACGAGTTCGGGAAAAAACGCGCGGAATACGCGGCCAAACGCCAGGAGCGCAGCGCGCGCCGGAGCTGGTGTCGCACGCAGACCGAGGCCAAGAAGAGGCGGCAATGCGAGGCCTGGGAGCGCGACTGGGCAAAGGACGAGCTCGAGGAGCCGCAGATCCCCCCCGAGGTGCTCCCTCCGGATCGGGACCTCGGCGCGGAGACGATCGCGGCAGTCCTCGACGGCAAGATCTTGCTCCACATCCACTGTTACCGCGCCGACGACATGACACGCATGCTAGCGCTGACCGACGAGATGGGCGTGAAGGTCCGGAGCTTCCATCACGCACTGGAGGCGTACAAGATCCGCGGCGAGCTGGCGCGACGCAACATCGCAGTCTCCACCTGGGCCGACTGGTGGGGCTTCAAGCTCGAAGCCTACGACGGCATCCCGGAGAACATCGCGCTCGTCGCGAGCGCGGGCGGGCGCCCGGTGGTTCATTCGGATTCCGCCGAGGGCATTCAGCGTTTGAATCAAGAGGCCGCCAAGGCACTGTACAGCGGCATTCACTCCGGCATTGCCATCGACCCGTCGCGCGCCATCACCTGGGTCACCCAGAACCCCGCGTGGGCCCTCGGCATCGAAGACCGGGTCGGGACGCTGGCCGCGGGGAAGGACGCCGACGTCGTGATCTGGAGCGGCGATCCACTCAGTGTGTACGCGCGCGCGGAGCTCGTTTTCATCGACGGGGTCTTGCGCTTCGACTCCAAGAGCCCGGGCCCCCACTCGAGCGACTACGAGGCAGCCCCATGA